Below is a window of Sceloporus undulatus isolate JIND9_A2432 ecotype Alabama chromosome 9, SceUnd_v1.1, whole genome shotgun sequence DNA.
NNNNNNNNNNNNNNNNNNNNNNNNNNNNNNNNNNNNNNNNNNNNNNNNNNNNNNNNNNNNNNNNNNNNNNNNNNNNNNNNNNNNNNNNNNNNNNNNNNNNNNNNNNNNNNNNNNNNNNNNNNNNNNNNNNNNNNNNNNNNNNNNNNNNNNNNNNNNNNNNNNNNNNNNNNNNNNNNNNNNNNNNNNNNNNNNNNNNNNNNNNNNNNNNNNNNNNNNNNNNNNNNNNNNNNNNNNNNNNNNNNNNNNNNNNNNNNNNNNNNNNNNNNNNNNNNNNNNNNNNNNNNNNNNNNNNNNNNNNNNNNNNNNNNNNNNNNNNNNNNNNNNNNNNNNNNNNNNNNNNNNNNNNNNNNNNNNNNNNNNNNNNNNNNNNNNNNNNNNNNNNNNNNNNNNNNNNNNNNNNNNNNNNNNNNNNNNNNNNNNNNNNNNNNNNNNNNNNNNNNNNNNNNNNNNNNNNNNNNNNNNNNNNNNNNNNNNNNNNNNNNNNNNNNNNNNNNNNNNNNNNNNNNNNNNNNNNNNNNNNNNNNNNNNNNNNNNNNNNNNNNNNNNNNNNNNNNNNNNNNNNNNNNNNNNNNNNNNNNNNNNNNNNNNNNNNNNNNNNNNNNNNNNNNNNNNNNNNNNNNNNNNNNNNNNNNNNNNNNNNNNNNNNNNNNNNNNNNNNNNNNNNNNNNNNNNNNNNNNNNNNNNNNNNNNNNNNNNNNNNNNNNNNNNNNNNNNNNNNNNNNNNNNNNNNNNNNNNNNNNNNNNNNNNNNNNNNNNNNNNNNNNNNNNNNNNNNNNNNNNNNNNNNNNNNNNNNNNNNNNNNNNNNNNNNNNNNNNNNNNNNNNNNNNNNNNNNNNNNNNNNNNNNNNNNNNNNNNNNNNNNNNNNNNNNNNNNNNNNNNNNNNNNNNNNNNNNNNNNNNNNNNNNNNNNNNNNNNNNNNNNNNNNNNNNNNNNNNNNNNNNNNNNNNNNNNNNNNNNNNNNNNNNNNNNNNNNNNNNNNNNNNNNNNNNNNNNNNNNNNNNNNNNNNNNNNNNNNNNNNNNNNNNNNNNNNNNNNNNNNNNNNNNNNNNNNNNNNNNNNNNNNNNNNNNNNNNNNNNNNNNNNNNNNNNNNNNNNNNNNNNNNNNNNNNNNNNNNNNNNNNNNNNNNNNNNNNNNNNNNNNNNNNNNNNNNNNNNNNNNNNNNNNNNNNNNNNNNNNNNNNNNNNNNNNNNNNNNNNNNNNNNNNNNNNNNNNNNNNNNNNNNNNNNNNNNNNNNNNNNNNNNNNNNNNNNNNNNNNNNNNNNNNNNNNNNNNNNNNNNNNNNNNNNNNNNNNNNNNNNNNNNNNNNNNNNNNNNNNNNNNNNNNNNNNNNNNNNNNNNNNNNNNNNNNNNNNNNNNNNNNNNNNNNNNNNNNNNNNNNNNNNNNNNNNNNNNNNNNNNNNNNNNNNNNNNNNNNNNNNNNNNNNNNNNNNNNNNNNNNNNNNNNNNNNNNNNNNNNNNNNNNNNNNNNNNNNNNNNNNNNNNNNNNNNNNNNNNNNNNNNNNNNNNNNNNNNNNNNNNNNNNNNNNNNNNNNNNNNNNNNNNNNNNNNNNNNNNNNNNNNNNNNNNNNNNNNNNNNNNNNNNNNNNNNNNNNNNNNNNNNNNNNNNNNNNNNNNNNNNNNNNNNNNNNNNNNNNNNNNNNNNNNNNNNNNNNNNNNNNNNNNNNNNNNNNNNNNNNNNNNNNNNNNNNNNNNNNNNNNNNNNNNNNNNNNNNNNNNNNNNNNNNNNNNNNNNNNNNNNNNNNNNNNNNNNNNNNNNNNNNNNNNNNNNNNNNNNNNNNNNNNNNNNNNNNNNNNNNNNNNNNNNNNNNNNNNNNNNNNNNNNNNNNNNNNNNNNNNNNNNNNNNNNNNNNNNNNNNNNNNNNNNNNNNNNNNNNNNNNNNNNNNNNNNNNNNNNNNNNNNNNNNNNNNNNNNNNNNNNNNNNNNNNNNNNNNNNNNNNNNNNNNNNNNNNNNNNNNNNNNNNNNNNNNNNNNNNNNNNNNNNNNNNNNNNNNNNNNNNNNNNNNNNNNNNNNNNNNNNNNNNNNNNNNNNNNNNNNNNNNNNNNNNNNNNNNNNNNNNNNNNNNNNNNNNNNNNNNNNNNNNNNNNNNNNNNNNNNNNNNNNNNNNNNNNNNNNNNNNNNNNNNNNNNNNNNNNNNNNNNNNNNNNNNNNNNNNNNNNNNNNNNNNNNNNNNNNNNNNNNNNNNNNNNNNNNNNNNNNNNNNNNNNNNNNNNNNNNNNNNNNNNNNNNNNNNNNNNNNNNNNNNNNNNNNNNNNNNNNNNNNNNNNNNNNNNNNNNNNNNNNNNNNNNNNNNNNNNNNNNNNNNNNNNNNNNNNNNNNNNNNNNNNNNNNNNNNNNNNNNNNNNNNNNNNNNNNNNNNNNNNNNNNNNNNNNNNNNNNNNNNNNNNNNNNNNNNNNNNNNNNNNNNNNNNNNNNNNNNNNNNNNNNNNNNNNNNNNNNNNNNNNNNNNNNNNNNNNNNNNNNNNNNNNNNNNNNNNNNNNNNNNNNNNNNNNNNNNNNNNNNNNNNNNNNNNNNNNNNNNNNNNNNNNNNNNNNNNNNNNNNNNNNNNNNNNNNNNNNNNNNNNNNNNNNNNNNNNNNNNNNNNNNNNNNNNNNNNNNNNNNNNNNNNNNNNNNNNNNNNNNNNNNNNNNNNNNNNNNNNNNNNNNNNNNNNNNNNNNNNNNNNNNNNNNNNNNNNNNNNNNNNNNNNNNNNNNNNNNNNNNNNNNNNNNNNNNNNNNNNNNNNNNNNNNNNNNNNNNNNNNNNNNNNNNNNNNNNNNNNNNNNNNNNNNNNNNNNNNNNNNNNNNNNNNNNNNNNNNNNNNNNNNNNNNNNNNNNNNNNNNNNNNNNNNNNNNNNNNNNNNNNNNNNNNNNNNNNNNNNNNNNNNNNNNNNNNNNNNNNNNNNNNNNNNNNNNNNNNNNNNNNNNNNNNNNNNNNNNNNNNNNNNNNNNNNNNNNNNNNNNNNNNNNNNNNNNNNNNNNNNNNNNNNNNNNNNNNNNNNNNNNNNNNNNNNNNNNNNNNNNNNNNNNNNNNNNNNNNNNNNNNNNNNNNNNNNNNNNNNNNNNNNNNNNNNNNNNNNNNNNNNNNNNNNNNNNNNNNNNNNNNNNNNNNNNNNNNNNNNNNNNNNNNNNNNNNNNNNNNNNNNNNNNNNNNNNNNNNNNNNNNNNNNNNNNNNNNNNNNNNNNNNNNNNNNNNNNNNNNNNNNNNNNNNNNNNNNNNNNNNNNNNNNNNNNNNNNNNNNNNNNNNNNNNNNNNNNNNNNNNNNNNNNNNNNNNNNNNNNNNNNNNNNNNNNNNNNNNNNNNNNNNNNNNNNNNNNNNNNNNNNNNNNNNNNNNNNNNNNNNNNNNNNNNNNNNNNNNNNNNNNNNNNNNNNNNNNNNNNNNNNNNNNNNNNNNNNNNNNNNNNNNNNNNNNNNNNNNNNNNNNNNNNNNNNNNNNNNNNNNNNNNNNNNNNNNNNNNNNNNNNNNNNNNNNNNNNNNNNNNNNNNNNNNNNNNNNNNNNNNNNNNNNNNNNNNNNNNNNNNNNNNNNNNNNNNNNNNNNNNNNNNNNNNNNNNNNNNNNNNNNNNNNNNNNNNNNNNNNNNNNNNNNNNNNNNNNNNNNNNNNNNNNNNNNNNNNNNNNNNNNNNNNNNNNNNNNNNNNNNNNNNNNNNNNNNNNNNNNNNNNNNNNNNNNNNNNNNNNNNNNNNNNNNNNNNNNNNNNNNNNNNNNNNNNNNNNNNNNNNNNNNNNNNNNNNNNNNNNNNNNNNNNNNNNNNNNGGGGGGGGCTGCAGGTGTGCATGTGGCCCACAGAGACAGGGCCCCCAGCCCGGCCCCAGAGGACAGGGGCTAAGCAcctccatccctctctctctgcctctctgcaGCAGCCTTCTGTCCAGCTGGGCCCCTGGCAGGGATAAAAGGCAGCAGCAAAGCTAGCCACGCCAATATCAAGCCAATGCAATAAAGCCCCACAATGATAAGAGTAGCCAGAGGCAGAGAGGGCAGCCAGAGCCCAGGAAGGCCAAGGAGGCTGCGCTGCCTCCCAAAGATCAGGGCCCAAAGGCTGGGACCATGCGCCGGATCCtgccccaagagagagagagacacgcACACAAAGGGGGGCAAGAGGGAGGCTCTTCTGCCTGGAAGCACTTGGGCCACTGGCTCTGGCCGAGGCCCAGAGAGGCTGACAGTGGCACTCTTCTGAGACTGGTACAAACTGGACGCACTGTGGATCCTGCCCACCTTGAAgtgtcttcaagggcagccccacaaaGAGTGTGTTATGGCAATCTAGAGAGAGAAGGGATCCTGCCCCATAGCCAGGCTTCCCCCAAAGCCAGCCCGAAGTATTCTTTGTggagctgctccttttggagGGGAGAGAAGCTGGCTCCTGCTGCCTGGGCTCCCCCCTGGACCCATGGCCTTCCAATGCGCCAGGGCCAGAACACACTGCGAAACCCCTGAGAGCAGACGCCCGCCTTTCAAATCCCACCAGCACGCTTTCACATCCCAAACTGCCTCACTTTACCTCACCTGCCTGTGAGCTAAATGGATCTGCAGGGGTCAGTAAGCGTGGCAGATGCTGTTTAAAGTGGAAGAAAGTTATTgaaacaatatgtgtgtgtgtgagagagattgagagaaggGCCAGGATCCAGTGGACTCCCCTTCGCCACCTGCAAAGTTACTCCCCTCTGTCTCTAATGGAGCTGGCTCTGCCCCGTTTGCCAGGTCTCCCCCACTTCCtcatgctcttcctcttcctctctgcagGGCCGGTCACCTGGAGCCACCCGCAAGGAGGGCGCCTAACATGGGCCAGCTGCCAGCGCCGCTGCCCCTCGTGCCCCTGTTCCTGCCggcactgctgctgctactggggCCCCAGTCCCACTGCCAGCCCCCCGTGGAGGCCTGCCCCTTCCACTGCGTCTGCCAGAACCTCTCTGAGTCTCTCAGCACCCTCTGCGCCCACAAGGGCCTCCTCTTTGTCCCGCCCAACATTGACTGCCGGACGGTGGAGCTGCGCCTGGCCGACAACTTCATCCAGGTGGTGGAGCCGCCGGACTTCCTGAACATGTCGGGGCTGGTGGACCTGACCCTGTCGCGCAACACCATCGACACCATCCGGCCCTTCGCCTTCGGGGACTTGGAGAGCCTACGCTCGCTCCACCTGGATGGCAACCGGCTGACCGGCATCCCTGAGGAGGCCCTGCGGGGGCTGCTCAACCTCCAGCACCTCATCCTCAACAACAACCAGCTGGCAGAGGTCTCGGTGGGCGCCTTCGACGACTTCGTGCTGACACTGGAAGACCTGGACCTCTCCTACAACAACCTCCGCCGGGCCCCCTGGGACGGCATCCGGGGGATGCTCAGCCTTCACACCCTCAACCTGGACCACAACCTGATTGACACCCTCCCTGAGGGGGCCTTTGCCGAGCTCTACAAGCTCTCCCGGCTGGACATGACCTCCAACCGACTCCAAACGCTGCCCCCCGACCCGCTCTTTGCCCGTGCCCAGCCGGGGGTGGTCAGCCCCACCCCCTACGCCCCCACTGTCTCCCTCGGCTTTGGGGGAAATCCCCTGCACTGTAACTGCGAGCTGCTCTGGCTGCGGCGCTTGGGCCACCAGGACGACCTGGAGACCTGCGCATCCCCGCCCCATGTGGCTGGGCGCTACTTCTGGGCGGTGCCCGAGGAGGAGTTTGCCTGCGAGCCGCCGCTCATCACCCGCCACACTCACAAGCTCTGGGTGCTGGAGGGCCAGCGGGCCACCCTGCGTTGCCGGGCCATCGGAGACCCTGAGCCAGTGGTCCATTGGGTTTCCCCCGACGACAAAATCGTGGCCAATTCCTCCCGGACGGCCTCCTTCCGCAACGGTACACTGGACATTCTAGTAACCGCTCTCCGGGATGACGGGGCCTACACCTGCATCGCTATCAATGCCGCTGGGGAATCTACGGCCACCGTCGACCTCCAGATCATCCCTCTGCCGCACCGGGGCAATGGCAGCGCCCCTGCCCCACAACCAGACCCGGGGTCCTCTGACATTGCCACTTCTGCCAAGACCTCCGCGGTCAATGGGACAAGCGAAGGGGGCACCAGTGCCGTGAGGAGGACGGTGGAGATCTCTGAGGTGACGGCCACCTCGGCCCTGGTCCGCTGGGTAGCGGACCAGTCCTCGGCCTACACGGCCTGGATGTACCAGATCCAGTACAACTCGACTGTGGATGACGCGCTCATCTACAGGTAAGGGGCAGGGGAGAGGTAAAGAGGGCTCCTCAACACACCCCATCCCAAGCGCTGCTTTGtcaacctccctccccccccccccccccccccccccccggtgttgGCTGGCAGGTGGCcaggggtctctctctctccccattcaAACATGAGGAAGTAGAAGCCCCCTTCCCAACTTTCCCATGGCCCTAAGGGCACTGCAGGGGCCTCTCTCATTCTGGAAGGAACAACCAAAGGAATCCCACAATGTCCCCTCACTCAGCACCCCTTTCcctggggaggaaaaagaggggtGGGTCTCCAAGTAGCTCAGGAGGGGTCCTGTGGGCAGAGCAGAGTTCGTGGGCATCTGAATTGCCAACCAGGAGGCCATTCCCTGAGGTGACCAACATTGAACTGAGACGGATAGGATGGGACTGGATACAGCTAGACCTCCCCAAAGCTCTCTGCCCCTCAAAGCAGGAGGCAACACCTTCAGATGAACATTTTGCACAGGCGCAGAACCTGTTTTCTTAGGAACAGAATTCAGACTAAAAGCAACACATTCACCAAGAAGGGAGGCCAGGCACAGACCATCCAGTCAGGGTCAACAGAACAGAACCAGGCTCAGCGTTTTAAAGGGGAAGGAGACCGCTCGCTCCAGGCACCCAACTCTTTGCTAAGATCTCCTCCACCAGGACTGTCCGCCCAAGTCGCTGTCCCCCTGCCAGCCTCTTTTACACAAACCACACACCAGCCCTCCTGTGGGTCTGACTCTGAAGACAGGGAGACCCTCAAGGAGCAGCCGAAGGACAAGCAGAGCCAGGACAGGGGGAGCCTAGGGAGGGGCAGGCAAGACCCCTGCCTGGGTCAGGGGTACCTCTGGAGGAGGCAGGAGGGACAGGGGTATCTCTGGAGGAGGCAGGTGGAGGCCGGTCTCCACCTCAGCAAAGGGACCCTGTGGGCAGAgcaggctgagagactgtgctgCCATTTATGCAAAGCGTGGTATGTTTGTGTCTCTGTGGGTTACAGGACATCTGGTAGAAAAATGTCCCTGAATCATGCTCCAGAAGCAAGACATGCTTCCTTGCATGAAGAAACACAGCTAGCTAGGAGGCAGCAGGAGAGCTGGTTTTAAAGCAAAGGAACTGCAGGTTTTCACAGTACGCCCGCACCATAGATGGGCtccttataggtggctttcagcatatgctgaagccaccTGGGAAATGGGAGTGTGCCCTGCGCGTGCGCATTGCCACACGGTGAGCACGAGCtacattatatccaatggggcttgcaaATGGTTCGTGTGGCTGTGGGGCGTGCGCACAGCACGCATAcaccccattggatataatgggactcaagcttacGCGTTTTTTgcgtgatgggggggggggggggtccggaacacaTCCTCCACGTAAAGCAAAGTCCCACTGTACAAATGCCAatcagattaaaaaataaaaaagagccaATTATTAAGGTCTCTCTTAAAAATTAAGCTGGCTTAGACACCAGTCTCAGGACCTGAACTGCACAGGTCCATGAGACTAATCCCTCCGCAGAAAAGGAAGGGCTGCCCTTAGGTGCCTGTCTTGGGCTTCCCCAAGCAAGGAGCAGTAGTTTGCTGATAGGCCTGAGTCCACGGAGGCCTTTATCTCCCCATTGCGGATTATGTTCTGTCTGATGGCAGGACATCACCCTCTTCTTGTGCACTTCATGCCAGGTTGGTCTCACACCCTTTGCTCAGCTCCCAGCAGGCAACTGATCCCCATGGAGGCATCCACCCCAAATGCCCCTCAGTACAAAAGCAATGGGCTCTCAGGCGGCATCACCTAAAAGgtgaaaggaagaacaagattGAAGAAGGGTTCTGCCCCATTAACACCTATGGCAGAAATTCAGGACCTAGGACAGGGACTTAATTCTGGATCTAAGCTTAAACCTGATTGAGCTTGTTTAACTTGATCTTCAATTTATAGATTTGACCCTGAGAACCTATAGAGATCAATAGAACAAAAGAGCTGCCATTTTAAAGCCTCTTTTACCCTTGACCTGCAGCTAGCTGCGAATCCATGTTACTCAGAGTAGTGGATTAGTACGTGACGAGTTCAGGAAACGTCTGAGTCCCCAACTGCAAAGCTTGATTCAGAATACTTGCCCCTTTCCTAACACTAACTCAGTGCAAGGACAAAACTATTGAAGAAAAAATAAGCCAGCCTTTTAAATGACAACCAAAATCCTAACATACTTACAGGGAGAGGCCCTCCACTGCGCAGCCACGCATGACCCCCCCAATGGGGGCAACGTGGGCAAAACACGCCGGAGCAGCTGGTTCCAAATGTACGTAGGTGAAGAGGGCAGAGGAGTAGCGGCACATTTCGCCTGCTATCTCCGCTTCTTACAAGGGCCAGGGAGTTGCCTAGTACCACAGCCCTAGGCCAGTCTATGACTGCTTTtaacttaaaacaataaaaagcgcAGTCGAACCAGGTCACAAACTTGCCGTGTTACGTCTCGTGTGGTCATGCAAAGATGACAGAAGCTGCACGGACCCTCACAAGCCGGGCAAGTGGGGGCCTGGCTGGTGATGATGCCCAAGAACCAGGTCAACCCCTGATTAATCCCACACTGGATTAacccctgattccccccccccgttACATCCTGGTCCCTTCATGGATGGcaatgggaggaggtcagggtGGCCACTGGGCCAGTGGAGTGGCTCCTGTGGTCGCACGTTCTGTGCATACGTATTGTGTGCTCTTTGGGTGGAGGAGACTGCCAACCCTAATGAGACATACATTAACTGCCGCTTGGTTTTATTTTCTCTGAATGTTCAGACCACTTTTTTGTCATGTGCTGTGCATTGTTTGATGTGTTCCCCACTGGGCTCACAATGGACAAAGATCACACAATGCTGCAGATTCCCAGGAGAGGGGAAGGTGGGTGGGCAGCCTTTGCCAAAGGGAGGCTGCAAGAAGGATGTGCAGAAAGGGGTTCTTGTATGGAAAGGgttgggggagagaagggggggcATCTGTTTCTGCCACTGGGGTGAGGGTTTAAGGACTGGGATGCTGCCTGAGAggctcccctcctcttcctctatctccttcccttcctctttctttcaactacaaaatccaggatcATCCCAGCCAGCGGCCGGCATTTCCTCCTCCGGCACTTAGTGCCCGGCGTGGACTACGACCTCTGCATCTTGGCCATCTTCGACGATGCAGCCACAGCATTGGCGGCCACACACCTGCTGGGCTGTGCCCAGTTTGCCACGCAGGAGGCCTACCCGGACTGCCGCTCGCTGCACGCTCACTTCCTAGGGGGCACCCTGACGGTGATTGTGGGGGGTGTGGTGGTGGTCACCCTGCTGGTCTTCACCGTAGTCATGATGGTCAGGTACAAGGTCTGCGGGAGCGCCCGAGCATCTgctctgcccaaggtcacccacgtCCACTCCCAGACCAACGGCGGACACCCCAATGGtggcctccttctgctgcctcctcaGCGGACACCCCCCAAGGAGTGGGGCCCCAAGCGCCAGCGGCAAGGAAGGGCCCGGGCCCGGCCGGAAGGGAGGACGGGGGCCTGGTGCCCTCTCCCTGCCCCCAGTGCTAAGACCAAGCGCAGCTGCTCCCTGGACATGGGCGAGGGCCCCCCCTGCTTCATCCCGCGGGTGCCACAGCTACGCCAAGCGCCTGAGCTTCGTCTGGAGCAAGCGCAGCCAGTCCGTCCATGGCATGCTGGGTCGTGGGGGCTTCCCGGAAGAAGAGCTGGAGGGAGACCCGGCGCCAGCCCCAGTGGCAGCAAAGAGGATCGGGCCCCTCCTCAGCGCAGACGACTTGGAGGAGAGTGTGGTATAGCCCTCAGCCAGGCTCCCTGGGAGCAGGGAGAAATGCGTGCCCAGACTGGTGCCTGTGGGCCAGGATGAGGGCCCCTGGCAGGAAGAAgagtaaaaagaaagagaaggaagagcacCTGCGCCTGATTGTGAGGCTGTGGGAGCAGCAGAGCTGCTGCCCACCTGGAAGAGGAGATGCCGATAGTCAGGGGGTGCAAAAGCAGGAGCCCCTTGCCCACTTTGGCCACCAGGCCCTGGGCTGATCACTTTTGACCCGGTCAGAAAAGACGGGGGGACTGAGGGGCAGCCCCCGCCCTCCAAGAAGTCTCTGTGACTctagggaaggggaaaggaggtcTTTGCCTTTTCTAAAAATGGtttgccaaaaaacaacaacaatcgaAAGGGAGTGGAGGGGGAAAGTGCTGCTCCATACTCTTCTCAAAagcaggaggggaaagggggaaaggacatccatggatggacagatggacagaGTCTGGTGTGTAGACTGTACTGAAATGGGGGGAGGGaagtgggggaggagggggatccCTCCCCAGGCAAAAACCCAAACCCTGTACCAAGGAAATCTGGAATTTTGTGATCTGTATAAACTGGGAACGTTTACATATTGCTGCTTAATTTAGCATacatttttattgctgctgttcCAATGCGGAGACAAAAGGCCCCCCAAAAGGGGGCTCTGATGTCTCTGGTCCAAAAGGCCTTGAAACTgaccgggggggagggggggcaagaGAAAAAGGCCAGGAAAAGAAATATTCTGGTTCGGCAAAGACAGCGCCAGCGCCACCAAACGCTACCTGGTTTTGCATTTCTAATGGCAGAATCTGGACAGTCCCGAAATggaggccagcctgtgggcattTTTAGCACTTTCTCAAAGCACAAAAGGCTGCCCCTGAATGGCCCTTTGGGGGCATGGGGGGCATCCCCATCTGCTCCCTCCTGCAGGCAGATGTCAGTGGAAGAAATGGCTGCCCAGGCCCTCATTGGGGGATTTCAAAAGAGGGTGGAAATTGGCCAGATGAAATATTAATAGCCAGCTCCCTCCTTTCCATTTGGCTGCCTAATTAATGATGGAAGAAGGAGCTTTTAAACCACAACTTTGGCAGAACTGCAGCTGCAAAAGGATCAGCTGAGATGACATGCAACAGGAGGAGGGGGGCAGATGGAGGCGGGCCGGCCATTCCCTGCCCAGGAGGGCATTTGAGGGTTGTGGGTGGCAGGGCCAAGCCCTAAATCCACAGGGCTCctgacccccctccccaccactgtGGCTCCTCCTGAAAATGGGACCAGGGGCTTCCATCCCCCCTTCCTATTTAGCTCTCgactccttccccccttcctcacCTGTGGAATTCCTAAAGATggggtttttgttattgttattgtttaagaAGGGGGAGAACAGCGATAGTTGCATCCCGGGCTGCTTGTGGGTCCTACTGGGATTTATTGGATTCAATCATTCCCAATAGTACGAAATGCCTGAGAATCCATAGGTGGGCATTATATCCTTAAAACAATGGTGTGGGGtgtatgtctgtctgtgtgtCAGTTGGCCTTGCTccagctccctgccctcaggatcctgactgtggcaaagcaaaatgttggggaaaggaaaacagcaaggagagagaaactgcctCTCTATCCTATTCCCCCGGGAAACGCAAGAGAGCTGTTGAGAAGTGCCATCGGTGGTCCTTGGCATATCAGAGGCATGAGAAGGGCCCCCTCCAGCTatcctccccttctttctttccttgctttcttATCTTCCTGGCAAATCATGTGCAGAGACAATAAGAGGATGTGACTGGAAATTAAGCCCCAGAAGCCAGAGGAGTTTTATGCCGCAGCATGATCTAAAGAGTTGGCTACATGGAGGGGCTTTGGGAGGGGAGAATCAGGGGGCAGCTGGACTTTTAGGAGCAGGGCACAGTGTGTGTGCaagtgtgtatacatgtgtgtgtatgtccccTGCAATGTATGAAGGACAGGAGGAGCTCTTTCTCCAAGGGGGAAGAGCGATCCAGAGTTCTGGTGTCTCTACAGGGAAGGCCCTGCTGTCCCCTGCGTATTCATCTGCAGAGTCCCCCACCCCTCACTGAGGATCTCAAGACTGGGCCTGCGTCCTTCCGGAGTCCCTGCCCCAGCCAGTCAGGGGTGCCCCTTCAGCCAAACTTAGAAGATGCCCAGATGCCTGTGCAGTTGGGACCGGATGTGTGGCCTCCAAAACCCATGCCAGTGGTGCACATTCCATCCACAGCTTTTGGCACAGGCGCCAGCTTTTTCTAACCCCAGCCCTTGGGGCATAGGGGCCCTGCCTTTCTCTGCAGCTGGCCACCATGGCTTCTTGCCCTCCAGGCTGCTCCCTTCCATTGCTTCCTTTAGCAAACCTTCCTTCAATGAGCCTCTTCTCCCATTATAAATGAGAAATGACCCAGGTTCCCACGCTGgcctctttccttttccccacttgttttaatttgcatGATCTGTCTTGGCCCTTTGCAGCTAGCAGCCTGGCATGGCgctcctgctctcctcctcctccacacttCCTCACTGTTCATAAATCCCCACCAATTACTCCCCTCCGAGGATGCCCAAAGGCTGGGCACCAACTCCAGCTCCATTCGCAGCAGCAGCCCGGCCTCCTAGGGAGGGACGCACCCACCCTGCCCTGGTCCCAACTGAGGCCTGGGACTCCCAGGAGCCCTCCCAGGGATTTCGGGGGGCAGCGAGAGGGAAGCCAACACTGAAACTGGATCCAGGCAGGCactatggatggatggagagtGGCTCAGTAGCCCTTCTTTGCCAGCCAGGGCCTGGCTTGCCCTCCTTCTCCCTTGGTAGCCACCACCCCACTCAGCCTCCAGAGGTGCCTGGGTAGATGAGGCAAGGAGAGCTCTgttccatctccctccctcccttttgctgGACATCCATTCAGCctccctgctgtgctgcccttaATGCTCCCTGGCAGAAGCTCAGGGGCCAGCTCCCTCCTGCCACAATGCCTTCGTCATTTCCTTCATTCTAGGCCAGCCAGCGCAGTGGCCACGCAAAGTGTGAGGAGGCAACGAGGAAGGCAGGAGAACAGGTGGCGGAGACCCCTCTGCCTTGAGGGTCCTGCAGTCAAACTGAGGTTTTCACAAATGTTACACTGAGCAAAGTCACCCTGCCTGCTCAAATACACTGATTGCCCAGAGGTGTTAAGCTGCTAATCCCTTACAGTTTTGGCTGCCATCTTGAACGCATTGGACAGACTCAGAAAATGACTCCATCAGCAGTACAGTACTCAGATCTACTTCTGGGTGAAGCtggaacccacccacccaccagaGTGTGGCTGAGAGCAAGGAGACCCTCGCCGCCTGGCCCCAGCCTGACAATGAGGTGGAAGGAACACACCCATGGTGGGAACACAAGGAATGCACTTTAAACCCTGGCGCACAGACCCTGGAGAGTCCCCACGCAGGACTGAGAAGCTGCAGTCCCTGGGTGGGGTAGATCCCTCAGAGCTAAACCCCAGGAGGACCAAGCAGATGAGGACTGAGTGAGTTTTTCTGAATTGAAATCATTGAACAAATGGAAGTACGCAGAACAAGGGGAAACACAGAAGAAGCTGCACCGCTCTATCAAGCAACCCAAACCCAATCTCCCCCCGACCCACAAAGCGAATGGCAAAGCagaggggc
It encodes the following:
- the LRFN4 gene encoding LOW QUALITY PROTEIN: leucine-rich repeat and fibronectin type-III domain-containing protein 4 (The sequence of the model RefSeq protein was modified relative to this genomic sequence to represent the inferred CDS: deleted 1 base in 1 codon) → MGQLPAPLPLVPLFLPALLLLLGPQSHCQPPVEACPFHCVCQNLSESLSTLCAHKGLLFVPPNIDCRTVELRLADNFIQVVEPPDFLNMSGLVDLTLSRNTIDTIRPFAFGDLESLRSLHLDGNRLTGIPEEALRGLLNLQHLILNNNQLAEVSVGAFDDFVLTLEDLDLSYNNLRRAPWDGIRGMLSLHTLNLDHNLIDTLPEGAFAELYKLSRLDMTSNRLQTLPPDPLFARAQPGVVSPTPYAPTVSLGFGGNPLHCNCELLWLRRLGHQDDLETCASPPHVAGRYFWAVPEEEFACEPPLITRHTHKLWVLEGQRATLRCRAIGDPEPVVHWVSPDDKIVANSSRTASFRNGTLDILVTALRDDGAYTCIAINAAGESTATVDLQIIPLPHRGNGSAPAPQPDPGSSDIATSAKTSAVNGTSEGGTSAVRRTVEISEVTATSALVRWVADQSSAYTAWMYQIQYNSTVDDALIYRIIPASGRHFLLRHLVPGVDYDLCILAIFDDAATALAATHLLGCAQFATQEAYPDCRSLHAHFLGGTLTVIVGGVVVVTLLVFTVVMMVRYKVCGSARASALPKVTHVHSQTNGGHPNGGLLLLPPQRTPPKEWGPKRQRQGRARARPEGRTGAWCPLPAPSAKTKRSCSLDMGEGPPASSRGCHSYAKRLSFVWSKRSQSVHGMLGRGGFPEEELEGDPAPAPVAAKRIGPLLSADDLEESVV